DNA from Candidatus Acidulodesulfobacterium acidiphilum:
AAAGAAAAACATTATTTGGAATTTCGCTTTCACCATTTATATTCATTTTTTTAAAATCGGAAACCGAAATACCTGTAAAAATTAATTTAAGTTTTGAATTTGAATTAAACCCGAAATTTAAAAGCTCTTTTATTAATTTTTTAGAAACGGCGTGCTGAACGGATATAAAATAATCCGGTTTTACGGAGTTTATATATTTTTTGAAAACCGCTCTTGCCGGCAGGAAAGGGTGAAAAAAATATAATATTTCGCCGTCCTTACGGTTTTGCGCGACCGAAAGCGTCGAAAACGTTTTAAAACTTATAAAAAAAAGCGGCGGCTCGGCGCCGCCGTTTTTTTCGGAAAATATCCGTCCGATTATATCCGCCACGTAAACCGCAATTCTGAACTCGCCGATAGATTCGGCATAAATCCATATTCTTTTTCGTACGGATTTTCCCGCCCTTTCCGTTCCGTCAAACTCTGTGCTATGTAAAGAAATATCGGCATCAAACCGTTTCAGCGATTTAAAAAAATGTGAATTTAAGAAATAAAAACTTTTTAATTTAGAAAATATTTTCATCGGCGCCGACTTTTAGTTCGTCTATACTTTTTGCGTCTTCTATCAATAGAATAGGGATTTCGTCTTCTACCGGATAGTAAACCCTGCAATTTTTGCATATAAGTATTTCTTTTTCCTCAATCTCTTTATAAATGAGATTGCCGAGGCATTTCGGACAGGCTAAAAATTCTTCCGCCATTTCCTTGACGTTCATAATCAATTTACCCCTATACTCAATTTACGCCGATTATTTTATAAGTAGTCCCAAAATTAGTATCTTCCAGAGTTACCCCTTTTTCTAAAAGCGATTTTCTTATCTCGTCAGCCGCGGCGTACTCTTTGCTCTTGCGCAATGCGTTCCGCCGTTCTATAAGTTTTTCAATCTCTTCGGCGCCGATAGCGACAGCCGGCGAAACCCCCGTTGTACCGTCTTCATAGTTTACCGGCGCGGAATTAGATTCTATAAATAACTTCGGGTCTTCGTTTAAAATTCCGAATATATCGGGAAGAGAATGATTCATTAAAATCATAGCGGAATCTAAAAAGGTTAAATCCGCCCTTTCGATAAAATTTTGCGCCATAGCGTCTTTTATAATCTTATTGGTTTTTCTGACTAGGTCGAATATAACCGATAAAGCTTTGGCGGTATTAAAATCGTCGCCCATAGAAGCGTAGAATAGAGATATATACCTTTCGATATTTTCCGGATTTTTACATTTAACTGTCCTGCCGTTATTGCCGTCGTCGGCTGAGACGCTGTTTTCAGTTTTAAAACCTTCATATTTTTCATTTGCGTCTTTTATTTCTATGCGCTTTTCGTCCGTCAATTTTTTAAATTCGTTATAAAGATTTACCGCCTGATAAAGCCTGAGCAGGCTCTGCCTTGCGCTTTCTATTCCTTCGTAAGAAAAATCTATAAATGACCGGTAATGGGTAAACATAAAGAAAAGCCTTAACGCTTCAGGATGAAATTTTTCCAGTACTTCTCTTACTGTAACAAAGTTTTTAAGGGATTTCGACATTTTTTCGCTGTTTATATTTACGAAGCCGTTGTGTATCCAGTAATTCACGAAATTTTTTCCGGTATAG
Protein-coding regions in this window:
- a CDS encoding Trm112 family protein codes for the protein MNVKEMAEEFLACPKCLGNLIYKEIEEKEILICKNCRVYYPVEDEIPILLIEDAKSIDELKVGADENIF
- a CDS encoding cysteine--tRNA ligase; amino-acid sequence: MDKKNKKLDIYIFNTLSLSKELFKPINEDKVLMYVCGITAYDLSHIGHARAYITFDIIYRFLKSVGYNVIYVRNFTDIDDKIIKKANEEKKTTEAVSSKYIDEYHKDMDALSVLSPSYEPKATETIPEMIEVASKLIDKGNAYEINGDVFFRVNSFKDYGKLSHKNIDELIAGSRIPVNEEKENFLDFALWKKSKEGEPSWDSPWGKGRPGWHIECSAMSMKFLGESIDIHGGGSDLIFPHHENEIAQSESYTGKNFVNYWIHNGFVNINSEKMSKSLKNFVTVREVLEKFHPEALRLFFMFTHYRSFIDFSYEGIESARQSLLRLYQAVNLYNEFKKLTDEKRIEIKDANEKYEGFKTENSVSADDGNNGRTVKCKNPENIERYISLFYASMGDDFNTAKALSVIFDLVRKTNKIIKDAMAQNFIERADLTFLDSAMILMNHSLPDIFGILNEDPKLFIESNSAPVNYEDGTTGVSPAVAIGAEEIEKLIERRNALRKSKEYAAADEIRKSLLEKGVTLEDTNFGTTYKIIGVN